A region of Sparus aurata chromosome 8, fSpaAur1.1, whole genome shotgun sequence DNA encodes the following proteins:
- the LOC115587031 gene encoding filamin-C isoform X1, with product MMSNNYSEDQLPPQYYQATDFGDEEDDEMPATEKDLAEDAPWKKIQQNTFTRWCNEHLKCVNKTVTDLQRDFTDGLKLISLLEVLSQKKMYRKYHTRPNFRQMKLENVSVALEFLDREHIKLVSIDSKAIVDGNLKLILGLIWTLILHYSISMPMWDDEDDEETKKLTPKQRLLGWIQNKVPQLPINNFNRDWQDGKALGALVDNCAPGLCPDWAEWDPNKPVQNAREAMQQADDWLGVPQVIAPEEIVDPDVDEHSVMTYLSQFPKAKLKPGAPLKPKQLFPEKAKAYGPGIEPHGNKVLQPAVFTVDTLEAGSGEVLVYVEDPEGHKEEAKVKPNKNKQGTYTVTYVPKVEGVHKVKVLFAGQDIDKSPYTVNVAKDMGDPSKVHARGPGLDPTGNVANKPTYFDIYTAGAGNGDVSVVIVDPQGKKDTVELILENKGDSVFRCTYRPMLEGPHTIHVLFAGQEIPKSPFVVNIAEAPSVAPTAGAPLQIVPQSVCTPPGAKGGRGAPPPKPGRPTINPNACRATGRGLQPKGVRVKEVADFKVFTKGAGSGELNVSVKGPTGAEEQVKVRDAGNGVYECEYYPLKPGKYTVSITWGGQPIPRSPFEVEVGEEAGFQKVRAWGPGLKTGMVGKSADFVVEAIGTDVGTLGFSIEGPSQAKIECDDKGDGSCDVRYWPTEPGDYAVHVVCDDEDIKDSPFMAHILPAVNDIFPEKVKAFGPGLKPTGVIVNKPTEFTIDARMAGKGHLKIYAQDAEGCAINIKITDKGDGTFLCVYTPVKPIKHTIIITWGEVNVPNSPFRVLVGEGSHPDKVKVYGPGVEKTGLKANEPTYFTVDCSEAGQGDISIGIKCAPGVVGPAEADIDFDIIKNDNDTFTVKYTPPGPGRYTIMVLFADQEIPVSPFKIKVDPSHDAGKVRAEGPGLNKTGVEVGTPTHFTIYTKGAGKAKPEVHFAASGPGEAVRDFEIIDNHDYSYTVKYTALQQGNMAITVSHGGDPIPKSPFHITVAPALDIGKVKVEGLDNKVEVGKDQEFTVNTKGAGGQGNVGVKMTSPSGRPIPCKLESDKAKGTHSVKYIPPEEGQYKVDVSYDGNPVMGSPFGVEAVMPADPSKVRAFGPGLQGGIVGKPAPFTIDTKGAGAGGLGLTVEGPCEAKIECQDNGDGTCSVYYLPNEAGEYAINILFAEQHIPGSPFKAPVRAALDPSKVTASGPGLERAKAGEPATFTVDCTRAGEAELTIEIVSETGAKAEVHIQKTAEGTFSVTYIPPFHGAHTITIKYGGHMIPQFPKVLQVEPSVDTSGVHVYGPGVEPRGVLREVTTHFIVDARALNKVGGNRVKAHIINPSGTNTDTYITDKGDGTYRVEYTAFEDGMHLIEVLFDDAPVPKSPFRVSVVEGCDPTRVRAFGPGLEGGITNKSNCFTVETRGAGTGGLGLTIEGASEAKISCKDNKDGSCSVEYIPFTPGDYDVNINYGGHPIPGSPFRVPVKDPVDPSKVKCSGPGLGAGVRAHVPQTFTVDSTKAGQAPLDVKLYGPSGTVEPVGVKNNGDGTHTVHYTPAQDGPYTVDVKYADQEVPHSPFKVMSQPGHDASKVRASGPGLDTKGVSASLPVEFTIDARDAGEGLLTVQILDPEGKPKNATIQDNRDGTYTVSYVPDSTGPYTITIKYGGDEIPYSPYRIQSLPTGDASKCRLTVSIGGHGVSSLQKLQTSEDTVITVDAKAAGKGKVTCKVQTPQGMELDMDVVENRDGTFDIYYTAPEPGKYVITIRFGGQNIPKSPFHVMASNEPVVPRDTVDPLFRPVNFLVPFTPQQGEITGEVRMPSGKTARPHITDNKDGTITIKYQPTERGLHEMDIKYEANHIPGSPLQFFVDAVNSGVVTAYGPGLSYGMVNKAATFTVVTKNAGEGGLSLAVEGPSKAEITCKDNKDGTCTVSYMPTAPGDYNIIVKFDNKHISGSPFTAKITGDDSITRTSQLNVGTAADVSLKIAETDLSSLTASIRAPSGNEEPCLLKKLPNRHLGISFTPKEVGEHEVSVRKNGMHVSNSPFKIMVGQSEIGEASRVKAFGKGLLEAHTFEMAEFFVDTRNAGYGGLALSIEGPSKVDINCEDMEDGTCRVTYCPTEPGSYIVNIKFAEKHIPGSPFTVKVTGEGRIRESITRKRQASSLASVGSTCGLNLKIPGNWFQMVSAQERLTRTFTRSSHTYTRTERTEISKSRGGETKREVRVEESTQVGGGGSPFRDVFGDFLGRESLSSFAGITARPEVESGPQTMTAQVTSPSGKTLDADIVDGGSSTYSVRFIPQEMGPHTVNVKYSGQHVPGSPFQFTVGPMGEGGAHKVRAGGPGLERGVAGAPSEFSIWTREAGAGGLSIAVEGPSKAEISFEDRKDGSCGVSYIVKEPGDYEVSIKFNNEHIPDSPFIVPIATLSDEARRLTVTSLQEKDLKVNHEASFMVQRNGARGVVDAKVHTPSGSSEECYVTELDSDKNAIRFIPRENGVHSIDVKFNGCHIPGSPFNVRVGDPGLIGDPGMVTAHGPGLQGGTTGVSSEFVINTCNAGSATLSVNIDGPSKVKMDCRECPEGYKITYTPMAPGNYLITIKYGGPQHIVGSPFKAKITGARLSGGHSLHETSSVLVETVTKTSKVGGAYSSSSSTTSTKLTSDASKVVCRGTGLSKALVGQKNNFTVDCSKAGTNMLMVGVHGPHAPCEEVYVKHMGQKLYNVTYAVKDKGSYTIIVKWGDDNIPGSPYKVVAP from the exons ATGATGAGCAACAACTACAGCGAGGACCAGCTGCCTCCGCAGTACTACCAGGCCACCGACTTTGGggacgaggaggacgacgaGATGCCAGCCACGGAGAAGGACCTGGCCGAGGACGCGCCATGGAAGAAGATCCAGCAGAACACCTTCACCAGGTGGTGCAACGAGCACCTCAAGTGCGTCAACAAGACCGTCACCGACCTGCAGAGGGATTTCACCGACGGGCTCAAGCTGATTTCTCTGCTGGAGGTATTGAGCCAGAAGAAAATGTACAGAAAGTACCACACCAGACCCAACTTCCGTCAGATGAAACTGGAGAATGTTTCTGTGGCTCTAGAGTTCCTGGACAGAGAACATATCAAACTGGTCTCCATAG ATAGCAAAGCCATTGTGGATGGGAATCTAAAGCTGATCCTGGGTCTTATCTGGACTCTCATTCTCCACTACTCTATCTCCATGCCCATGTGGGATGACGAGGATGATGAGGAGACCAAGAAGCTGACCCCCAAACAGCGCCTGCTGGGTTGGATACAGAACAAGGTGCCCCAGCTGCCCATCAACAACTTCAACCGTGACTGGCAGGATGGCAAAGCTCTGGGAGCTCTGGTTGACAACTGTGCACCCG GTTTGTGTCCTGATTGGGCAGAGTGGGACCCAAACAAGCCTGTGCAGAATGCCAGGGAAGCCATGCAGCAGGCCGACGACTGGTTGGGCGTGCCTCAG GTGATTGCCCCTGAAGAGATTGTGGACCCAGATGTGGATGAGCACTCAGTCATGACCTACCTGTCTCAGTTCCCCAAAGCAAAACTGAAGCCCGGAGCTCCACTCAAGCCCAAACAGCTTTTCCCTGAAAAGGCCAAAGCCTACGGACCTG GTATCGAGCCTCATGGCAACAAGGTGCTGCAGCCAGCTGTGTTCACGGTAGACACCCTGGAAGCTGGCAGTGGTGAGGTCCTGGTCTATGTGGAGGATCCCGAGGGACACAAGGAGGAG gcTAAAGTTAAACCCAACAAGAACAAACAGGGAACCTACACTGTCACATATGTTCCTAAAGTTGAGGGTGTTCACAAG GTCAAAGTGCTGTTCGCTGGTCAAGACATTGACAAGAGCCCCTATACAGTGAATGTAGCCAAGGATATGGGTGACCCCAGCAAAGTGCACGCCAGGGGCCCGGGTTTGGATCCCACAGGCAATGTGGCTAACAAGCCCACCTACTTTGACATCTACACAGCTG GTGCGGGTAATGGCGATGTCAGCGTGGTCATCGTCGACCCTCAGGGCAAAAAGGACACAGTGGAGCTCATCCTGGAGAACAAGGGCGACAGTGTTTTCCGATGCACCTATCGTCCCATGCTGGAGGGCCCTCACACCATCCACGTACTGTTTGCAGGCCAGGAGATCCCCAAGAGCCCTTTTGTTGTCAACATCGCGGAGG CTCCATCCGTTGCTCCTACTGCGGGAGCTCCACTGCAGATAGTCCCTCAGTCAGTGTGTACCCCTCCTGGAGCCAAGGGTGGGAGGGGGGCACCCCCCCCCAAACCTGGCCGTCCAA CCATCAACCCAAATGCCTGCAGAGCTACAGGCAGAGGCCTTCAGCCTAAAGGCGTGAGAGTAAAGGAGGTTGCAGACTTCAAAGTTTTCACTAAGGGAGCTGGCAGTGGAGAGCTGAACGTCTCAGTCAAAGGACCAA CTGGAGCAGAGGAGCAAGTGAAAGTGCGGGATGCAGGAAACggtgtgtatgaatgtgaatATTACCCCCTCAAGCCTGGCAAATACACGGTCAGCATCACCTGGGGAGGCCAGCCCATCCCACGCAG CCCATTCGAAGTGGAGGTGGGTGAGGAGGCAGGTTTTCAGAAGGTGAGGGCCTGGGGTCCTGGTCTGAAGACCGGCATGGTGGGCAAATCTGCTGACTTTGTGGTAGAGGCTATCGGCACCGACGTTGGAACTCTGG GCTTCTCCATCGAAGGCCCATCACAGGCTAAAATTGAGTGTGATGATAAGGGCGATGGCTCCTGTGATGTGCGCTACTGGCCAACTGAGCCTGGTGACTATGCTGTCCATGTGGTTTGTGACGACGAGGACATCAAGGACAGCCCCTTCATGGCTCATATCCTTCCTGCGGTCAATGACATTTTCCCTGAGAAG GTGAAAGCCTTTGGTCCAGGCCTGAAGCCAACAGGCGTCATTGTGAACAAACCAACAGAATTCACCATCGATGCCCGCATGGCAGGGAAGGGTCATCTCAAGATCTACGCGCAG GATGCTGAAGGCTGCGCCATCAACATCAAGATCACTGACAAGGGAGACGGCACATTCCTGTGTGTGTACACTCCTGTGAAGCCCATTAaacacaccatcatcatcacctggGGGGAGGTCAACGTTCCCAACAGCCCCTTCAGG GTGCTGGTTGGAGAGGGTTCTCATCCAGACAAAGTCAAGGTCTATGGGCCAGGAGTGGAGAAGACGGGGCTCAAGGCTAACGAGCCGACATACTTCACTGTGGACTGCAGTGAGGCCGGTCAAG GGGACATCAGCATTGGAATCAAGTGTGCCCCAGGGGTGGTTGGCCCTGCTGAGGCAGACATCGACTTTGACATCATCAAGAATGACAATGACACCTTTACTGTCAAGTACACTCCCCCCGGTCCAGGCCGATACACCATCATGGTGCTGTTTGCAGACCAG GAAATTCCAGtcagtccattcaaaatcaaagtGGATCCTTCCCATGATGCTGGAAAGGTGAGGGCAGAGGGCCCCGGACTCAACAAGACAG GAGTGGAGGTGGGCACTCCAACCCACTTCACCATCTACACAAAGGGAGCTGGCAAGGCCAAGCCTGAGGTGCATTTCGCAGCATCAGGCCCAGGAGAGGCGGTTCGTGACTTTGAGATCATCGATAACCACGATTACTCCTACACTGTCAAATACACGGCACTTCAGCAG GGTAACATGGCAATTACAGTCTCTCATGGAGGAGATCCTATTCCCAAAAGCCCCTTCCACATCACTGTTGCGCCAGCTCTGGATATTGGAAAGGTGAAAGTGGAGGGATTAGACAACA AAGTGGAGGTCGGAAAGGATCAGGAGTTCACAGTCAACACAAAAGGCGCTGGTGGACAGGGAAACGTAGGTGTGAAGATGACCTCACCCTCTGGCCGACCGATCCCATGCAAGCTGGAATCAGACAAAGCCAAAGGCACGCACAGTGTGAAGTACATTCCCCCAGAGGAGGGGCAGTACAAGGTTGATGTCAGCTACGATGGCAACCCGGTGATGGGAAGCCCTTTTGGGGTTGAAGCTGTGATGCCTGCTGATCCTTCAAAG GTGCGAGCCTTTGGTCCTGGTCTGCAGGGAGGCATTGTGGGTAAACCTGCTCCATTCACTATCGACACAAAGGGAGCTGGTGCAGGTGGGCTGGGCCTGACTGTGGAGGGTCCCTGTGAGGCAAAGATTGAGTGCCAGGACAACGGTGACGGCACATGCTCAGTGTACTACCTGCCCAATGAGGCTGGGGAGTATGCCATCAACATCTTGTTTGCTGAGCAGCACATCCCTGGCTCTCCTTTCAAGGCTCCTGTGCGCGCAGCTTTGGACCCAAGCAAGGTGACGGCCAGCGGGCCAGGTCTGGAGAGAGCCAAGGCAggcgaaccagcaaccttcacTGTGGACTGCACCCGGGCAGGTGAGGCTGAGCTCACCATTGAGATCGTGTCGGAGACCGGGGCTAAAGCCGAGGTGCACATCCAGAAAACTGCAGAGGGGACCTTCTCTGTTACATACATCCCACCTTTCCATGGCGCCCACACCATCACGATCAAGTATGGCGGCCATATGATTCCTCAGTTTCCCaaggtcctgcaggtggagccgTCTGTGGACACCAGTGGGGTGCATGTCTATGGGCCAGGAGTTGAGCCCAGAG GGGTCCTCAGAGAAGTCACAACCCACTTCATTGTTGATGCCCGCGCCCTCAACAAGGTTGGAGGAAACCGTGTGAAGGCTCACATCATCAACCCCTctggcacaaacacagacacctACATCACCGACAAAGGAGACGGCACCTACAGAGTGGAGTACACAGCATTCGAGGATG GAATGCATCTGATTGAGGTGCTGTTTGACGACGCGCCTGTGCCGAAGAGTCCCTTCAGAGTGTCTGTGGTGGAGGGATGCGATCCCACCCGGGTCCGTGCCTTTGGACCAGGTCTGGAGGGAGGAATTACCAACAAGTCCAACTGCTTCACTGTGGAGACCAG GGGTGCTGGTACAGGAGGTCTGGGTCTGACTATCGAGGGAGCCTCCGAGGCAAAAATATCCTGCAAGGACAACAAAGACGGCAGCTGCAGCGTGGAGTACATCCCCTTCACTCCAGGAGACTACGATGTCAACATTAATTATGGAGGTCACCCAATCCCCGGCAGTCCTTTCCGTGTGCCAGTGAAGGACCCTGTGGACCCCAGCAAGGTGAAGTGCTCAGGTCCAGGTTTGGGCGCCGGAGTGAGAGCTCATGTTCCTCAGACGTTCACAGTAGACTCTACAAAGGCTGGACAGGCCCCGCTGGACGTCAAACTGTATGGACCATCAG GTACTGTGGAGCCGGTAGGTGTGAAGAACAATGGAGATGGCACCCACACAGTGCACTACACTCCAGCCCAGGATGGCCCTTACACTGTCGATGTCAAATATGCAGATCAGGAAGTCCCACACAG TCCATTCAAGGTAATGTCTCAGCCTGGGCATGACGCCAGTAAGGTTCGCGCAAGTGGTCCCGGTCTAGACACAAAAGGTGTGTCTGCCAGCCTGCCTGTTGAGTTCACCATCGATGCCCGCGATGCTGGAGAGGGACTGCTCACTGTGCAGATTCTG GATCCAGAGGGAAAGCCAAAGAATGCAACAATCCAGGACAACAGGGACGGCACCTACACTGTCTCCTATGTGCCTGACTCTACAGGCCCCTACACCATCACTATTAAATATGGAGGAGATGAGATCCCTTACTCCCCATACCGCATCCAGTCCCTTCCCACAGGAGACGCCAGCAAGTGTCGCCTCACAG TGTCTATCGGAGGACATGGAGTGT CAAGCCTACAGAAGCTGCAGACCTCTGAGGATACAGTTATCACGGTGGATGCCAAAGCTGCTGGGAAAGGCAAGGTGACCTGTAAGGTGCAGACCCCACAGGGGATGGAGCTGGACATGGATGTGGTGGAGAATCGCGATGGGACCTTTGACATTTACTACACAGCCCCTGAACCTGGGAAATATGTTATTACTATCCGCTTCGGGGGACAGAACATCCCTAAAAGCCCCTTCCATGTCATG GCCTCAAATGAGCCAGTTGTTCCCCGCGATACCGTGGATCCTCTCTTCCGTCCTGTTAACTTCCTCGTCCCCTTCACGCCGCAGCAAGGAGAAATCACAG GTGAGGTGCGGATGCCTTCAGGCAAGACTGCCCGCCCACATATCACTGACAATAAGGACGGCACCATCACGATCAAGTACCAGCCCACAGAGAGAGGCCTGCACGAGATGGACATCAAATACGAGGCCAACCACATTCCAG GAAGCCCCCTGCAGTTCTTTGTGGATGCTGTAAACAGTGGAGTGGTTACTGCCTACGGACCGGGTTTGAGTTACGGCATGGTCAACAAGGCTGCCACTTTCACTGTGGTCACCAAGAATGCAGGAGAAG GCGGGCTATCTCTGGCAGTGGAAGGTCCCTCTAAGGCCGAAATTACCTGCAAAGACAACAAAGACGGCACCTGCACCGTGTCCTACATGCCCACAGCTCCTGGAGACTACAACATCATCGTCAAGTTTGACAACAAGCACATTTCCGGCAGTCCCTTTACTGCTAAGATCACTG GGGACGACTCCATAACCAGGACATCCCAACTGAATGTCGGCACGGCGGCTGACGTGTCCCTGAAGATCGCAGAGACTGATCTGAGCTCCCTGACTGCCAGTATCAGAGCGCCATCAGGCAACGAGGAGCCCTGCCTGCTCAAGAAACTGCCCAACAGACACCTCG GTATCTCTTTCACCCCGAAGGAGGTTGGCGAGCACGAAGTGAGTGTGAGGAAGAATGGCATGCATGTGTCCAACAGCCCTTTTAAAATCATGGTCGGCCAGTCGGAGATCGGCGAGGCCAGCAGAGTGAAGGCTTTCGGTAAAGGCCTGCTGGAGGCACACACTTTTGAAATGGCTGAATTCTTTGTGGATACCAGGAATGCAG GATATGGAGGTCTAGCATTGTCAATTGAGGGTCCGAGCAAAGTGGATATCAACTGTGAGGACATGGAGGATGGGACGTGCAGAGTTACTTACTGTCCAACGGAACCTGGAAGTTACATTGTTAATATCAAGTTTGCTGAGAAGCACATCCCAG GAAGTCCTTTCACAGTGAAAGTGACCGGAGAAGGAAGGATCAGGGAGAGTATTACTAGAAAGAGACAGGCCTCTTCTCTTGCCTCAGTGGGCAGCACTTGTGGCCTTAACCTCAAAATCCCAG GAAACTGGTTCCAGATGGTTTCAGCTCAGGAGAGGCTGACCCGCACGTTCACCCGCAGCAGCCACACCTACACTCGCACGGAGCGCACGGAAATCAGCAAAAGCCGAGGTGGGGAGACCAAGAGGGAGGTGCGAGTGGAGGAGAGCACCCAGGTGGGCGGAGGAGGAAGCCCCTTCAGGGACGTTTTTGGAGACTTTCTGGGCAGAGAGAGCCTCAGCAGCTTCGCCGGCATCACGGCCAGACCTGAGG TTGAGAGTGGCCCCCAGACCATGACGGCTCAGGTGACCAGCCCCAGTGGGAAAACCTTGGATGCTGACATTGTGGATGGAGGGAGCAGCACCTACAGCGTGCGCTTCATCCCTCAGGAAATGGGACCCCACACTGTCAATGTCAAGTACAGCGGCCAACACGTCCCCGGCAGCCCCTTCCAGTTTACTGTGGGGCCCATGGGGGAGGGAGGAGCGCACAAGGTCCGCGCTGGAGGACCTGGCCTGGAGAGAGGCGTGGCTGGAGCACCCT CTGAATTTAGTATCTGGACCAGAGAGGCAGGTGCTGGCGGTCTGTCCATCGCTGTAGAAGGCCCCAGCAAGGCTGAAATCTCCTTTGAGGACAGGAAGGACGGTTCCTGCGGCGTCTCCTACATAGTGAAAGAACCAG GTGACTACGAGGTGTCAATCAAGTTCAACAACGAGCACATCCCTGACAGCCCATTCATCGTTCCAATTGCTACACTGTCAGACGAGGCCCGCAGGCTCACTGTCACAAGCCTTCAG GAGAAAGACTTGAAGGTAAACCATGAGGCGTCCTTCATGGTGCAGCGAAACGGGGCTCGAGGTGTGGTTGACGCCAAAGTTCACACCCCCTCTGGCTCCTCTGAGGAATGCTATGTCACTGAGCTTGACAGCG acaaGAACGCAATCCGCTTCATTCCACGGGAAAATGGAGTTCACTCCATAGATGTCAAGTTCAATGGATGCCACATTCCTGGAAGCCCCTTCAACGTGCGAGTGGGAGACCCGGGGCTGATTGGAGACCCCGGCATGGTGACAGCACACGGCCCTGGACTGCAGGGAGGAACTACAG GCGTATCCTCAGAGTTCGTGATCAACACCTGCAATGCGGGCTCCGCCACGCTATCGGTCAACATCGACGGGCCGTCCAAGGTCAAGATGGACTGTCGGGAGTGTCCCGAAGGCTACAAGATCACCTACACACCCATGGCACCTGGCAACTATCTCATCACCATTAAATACGGAGGGCCGCAGCACATCGTGGGCAGCCCGTTCAAAGCTAAAATCACAG GAGCCCGGCTGTCAGGGGGACACAGCCTCCACGAGACCTCCTCGGTCTTGGTCGAAACGGTTACCAAGACCTCCAAAGTTGGCGGCGCCTacagctcctcctcttccaccacctcaACGAAGCTGACTTCTGACGCCAGTAAGGTGGTTTGTCGCGGAACGGGGCTGTCCAAGGCTCTGGTCGggcagaaaaacaacttcacaGTCGACTGCAGCAAAGCAG